The DNA region gaatacatatttTTGTCATCTGTATAACAAGGGAGCAAGTTCGCTATGCATGATTCAATTTAGTTTTTAGACAGATACAGCCTAAGCCTGGCCTAAGCCCCAGACAACTGTATGTTCCTGTGTTTACCATAATTCAGCTTTCAGTTCTTTCACCTTTCTAATGAATCAAAACCACACTATGTTGACATTGCTTTCTATTTCACATCTGAGACAACCAGAAAAGCATGCAATACTCACACACAACCCTGTATAGCACATCCATCTCTGAGCAAGAGCAATACAAACTTGTTAGTCATATAGCACTATGGGCATCCCAGAATTAAACCCAGATGAAAGCAAGCTTGCATAATAAGATATGTTTTGTAAAGTGTGCAGATGTGATCGTACTTGGTAACTCTTGCAttgttatatttttttaaagaaaggaaTGGCCAGCCAGCGGTGTGCAGGACCACTATAGGTTGATGGCTGCAGATTCGTGATTGATCGCTTGCATTTTAATATCAGACTgggtatattttttttatcaaacaTCTTTACAATGACAAAAACAGTACAAAATACAATAAATGTGACGGTACCTGACGATAGAAACAAGGAAGCACGTTAGATGTGTAAGATGTATGTTGATGGCTGTAGATTCGTGACTCGTCTGAAAATAGCAGGGAGCTAAAGCGACCATTAAAATTAGAGCATGTggaaactaactaactaactcgctcttacagcaataacatgaccaatatctaacaggtagcgtacacatacagtaccagtcaagtttgggtattcctttattttgactatgttctacattgtagaataatagtgaagacatcaaaactatgaaataacacatatggaatcatgtaaccaaaaaagtgtaaaacaattctacatttattttatatttgagattcttcgaagtagccaccctttgcctttgacagttttgcacattcttggccttctatcaaccagcttcacctgaaatgctttcccaacagtcttgaaggagttcccacatatgctgagcacttgtggcTGCTTTTCCtgcactctgcagtccaactcatcccaaaccatctcaattgggttgaggtctggtgattgtggaggccaggtcttctgatacagcactccattactctccttcttggtcaaatagcccttacacagcctggaggtgtgtttagggtcattgtcctcttgaaaaacaaatgatagccccactaaacgcaaaccagatgagaGGGTGTAttcctgcagaatgctgtggtagccatgctggttgagcgtgccttgaattctaaataaatcactgacagtgtcaccagcaaagcaccaccacaacatcacacatccccctccatgcttcacggtgggaaccacacatgcggagatcatctgttcacctactccaTGTCTCACAAAGACTCGGCAGTTGTAATCAAAaaactcaaatttggactcatcagatttccaccagtctaatgtccattgctcatgtttcttggcccaagcaagtcttttattattggtgttctttagtagtggttctttgcagcaattcgaccgtgaaggcctgattcacgcagtctcctctcaacagtcgatgttgagatgtctgttacgtAGACTCTGTGAGGTGCAATCTGAGGGGCAGTTAATTGCccatttctgaggctgttaactctatatgaacttatactctgcagcagaggtaactctgggtcttctcttcctgtggcagtcctcatgagagctagtttcattaTAGTGCTTGCTGGTTTTTGcagctgcacttgaagaaactttcaaagttcttaattttccagattgactgaccttcatgtcttaaagtaatgatggactgtcatttctcttcacttatttgagctgttcttgccctaatatggacttgctcttttaccaaatagggctatcttctgtataacccccctaccttgtcacaacacaactgcttggctcaaacgcattaaaataAGAAATTCTAGAAATTAACAAGGCAAatgaattgaaatgcattcccagtgactacctcatgaagctggttgaaagaatgccaagagcatgcaaagctatcatcaaggcaaagggtggctactttgaagaatctcacataaaatatgttttgatttgttttacacttttttggtcactaaatgtttccatgtgttatttcataattttgatgtcttcactattattctacaatgtagaaaatatcaaaaataaaaaacccttgtatgagtaggtgtgcctcaccttttgacaggtactgtacataGTGAACTCCtacacattgtaaatatgaaaataGAATACAGTAATTTCAGAACGTGGCCTACCACCTGAATGTCAATATCAGACTGGAAAGAATTGAAGTTTGCGATCTCTCCCTATCTGCAAGCATGACCAATGGCATAACAACTTACTGATATGTACATTTAACCAACCAATAGGAATACACAATCAAAATACAGGTTTCTGCAGTGtcaagtggaaacataaccaaccctgttacacAGACAATAGAATAATATTTACATTTTTAGTTCCAATACTCATTTACAGTATATACAACCATTTGGCAGCGAGAAGTGTATGTAATATACTGCATATACAACCATTTGGTCACTATCATAAGGCAGGAAGTGCCGAATGAACCACCATAtccctaaacacacacaacagactacaggcagggATTTGTATGCATTGAATCCCTAAATCATTCAGGATTTCTCACAAATAGTCCAGGCATCTACTATCCAGAGGTCCAAAGAGGGAGGACTTCCCGTGACAGAGGCAAGTCTAATTCTCAGGGTAAATTCAGCACCAGTGTGCCCCCTGCTGGAAAAGTTGATAattcagttagccactgctagggCCTCTGGGACGAGAGAGGCAAAGAAGGCTTTGAAAAAGATCCAGGCAGTCCAAACGATGGACACCCTGTGTGGAGGCACCAGCACTGCAGTCAGGGGGTGTGGTTCATCAACCTCAGCCTCCGCCCCGGCCCCCTCTTCTCCTGCAGGGTCCTCCatctgagagaagaggagaaactgTTAGCCCCACCGCCAGAGTTAAGATATAAACAGACTGTATTTATTCAACACTGTTACTGAAACGCTACATGCTGTGTGAGGAATGTTACTACATTGTTATAAAGCCATCTCTGTTTTCCACCGCCAGAGAAAACGTGACTTACAGGTGGAACTGGGTTCCTGTCCTGGTGGTTCTGGATGACCTCGGGGACCTGGTTGTTGGGACCTCTGACCAGGGGCCTTCTCCTGAAGGGGAACCAGCCTGCTGTgtgcctgagaggaagacaacaggGATTAATAAAGTAGATCTGCATGATTTTTCTTAAACTGTGTGTTTATTACACAGTCATAGCATACAGTCAAAGTACACAGGATACATGTTATTTGTGAGTAGATCTTATTCACGTGGTGGTGAATTTCATGTTATTAATGGTTAAGAACAGGAAGTGCAAAAAAAGAGGCGGTACCAACTCACTGATATGATAATAATGGAAACTCTGTTTACATTCCCAGGACCAGTACAACTAACAGATAATGAACATTTTCTTCTCATCcttttttctattctggttagggccagtttgcgctgatctgtgaagggagtagtacacagcgttgtacaagatcttcagtttcttggcaatttgtcgcatggaatagccataatttctcagaacaagaatagactgacaagtttcagaagaaagttatttgtttctggccattttgagcctgtaatcgaacccacaaatgcggatgctccagatactcaactagtctaaagaaggacagttttattgcttctttaaatcagaacaacagttttcagctgtactaacatatttgcaaaagggttttctaatgatcaattagccttttaaaatgataaacttggattagctaacaacttgccgctggaacacaggagtgatggttgctgataatgggcctctgtacgccaatgtagattttccataaaaatcagccgtttccagctacaatagtaatttacaacattgacaatgtctacactgtatttctgatcaatttgatgttattttaaatgtacaaaaaaaataatattttctttcaaaaacaaggacatttctaagtgaccccaaacttttaaacggtAGTGTAAGAACAAACAAACAGCCACAAAAACAGCAAACTCACAGGTACATAAGGAGGAGGCTGCTCATGACCAGGACGAAGCGGCTCAGGCTGGAGTAGAAGTAGACGATGCTGAGGAAGACACCCAGACGTGCAGCCGTGTACACCCAGTCAAGCCAATCCCGATTGatatcctcctcatcctccatcaCAGGTCCGCCCTGGGCGTTCATCCGCAGGTTCTGATTGGCTGCTCCCGGGTTGATGAAGGCGGCGTCCTgtgcattctgattggctggcagGGCTGCTGGGATAGCGGCTTGGTGGGGTGCGACAGGCAGGGATGGGCCGGCGGCTGGGGCAAAGGGGgcagaggctgctgctgctgcgtaGGCTGCATGGCTTTGGGACAAAAGACAGACACAGTCTAAGCAAAACACACTTCAAGTATTTTCCCTGCTTAACCCTTGCCTACAATTTCCGTGCCCCCGCAAAAATCTAATTAACGCAAAAATCCCCAAGAAAATGTGTctaagctagagatgtttttttttgcatgggctgcttCTCAATCCACTCCATCTGCCGATATCACCCTAGACTGGTATTTGTCAGAC from Oncorhynchus mykiss isolate Arlee chromosome 1, USDA_OmykA_1.1, whole genome shotgun sequence includes:
- the LOC110520206 gene encoding homocysteine-responsive endoplasmic reticulum-resident ubiquitin-like domain member 1 protein, coding for MDNTGFPRQKTIKLVIKTPNQAHGDQTIEGVDMDWSVKELKTHLSRMYPNNPAESDQRLIYSGKLLPDHLHVRDIFRKTDLTPTVHLVCAVRTQPIGPLGARPKVRESEQQEAQTSAMPTGQNPEGASRAPSVPTDLEPRLRRPPAPSHTPPAAAWPGATALVAAEMTNPTFPTYSLYSPQQLLWLQHMYARQYYMQYHAAYAAAAASAPFAPAAGPSLPVAPHQAAIPAALPANQNAQDAAFINPGAANQNLRMNAQGGPVMEDEEDINRDWLDWVYTAARLGVFLSIVYFYSSLSRFVLVMSSLLLMYLHTAGWFPFRRRPLVRGPNNQVPEVIQNHQDRNPVPPMEDPAGEEGAGAEAEVDEPHPLTAVLVPPHRVSIVWTAWIFFKAFFASLVPEALAVAN